From the Rhea pennata isolate bPtePen1 chromosome 1, bPtePen1.pri, whole genome shotgun sequence genome, the window TAGGTGGTGGTACCCATCCAAGAAAGAAACGTTGGCCAAAGGTACTCACTTCTCAGAGGAACTATTTTGTTCTCTGAGGTAAAAGTTGCTCACTGGCGTTCTTGAATAATGTGTCGCCAGGCTCCCAGGAAGGCCCTAGATAACAGATTGGCAGGTTTCTGAAATGCAATGCCCATGCAATCAGGGTCTGTAGCAGGAGAACCCACTTACATGGCATACAGAAGGTCACTGATAGCAGTCTCAAAGAACTGAGGAAACTTTACCCTAGGGGCACAGAAGATTGTTGAAGGAgaaaagtttttcctcttcttcactgtgattgaaatttcaaaatattacttgTGCTTATCTaagtaagaaacaaaagcatctCTTTGTTGAGGATTATTCCTCCATATGGGAAATTTCACTGTACCtcatctaaagaaaaataaattaagtctTTGTCTTGCTCTAAGTCACACTGAGATGTAACTGCAGCACGAAATCTGCATTTCTAGCCTAGGCATCCCAGATCCTTGCTCTGAATAGTGTATTTTCCTGGATTGCATGGGTGGAGTGAATGTGAAAGTTAGGGGAAGGAGGGATGTGCAAGGGATGGGACAGAGTCCAACAACTATTTAACTAGAGGGCTGTATTAAAAGTCAACCTGCAAAGCAAACCCATCTATTACTACATGGATTAACTCTAGCCTTCCTCCTTCAAATTCTTGCAGTTGTTCAGGTGATAATTGTTGGTCCATACCTGGCtatccttctctttcttttcttgatacCTCTGGGGATGTACTCACCTTGTATCAGAGAAGTGGGGACACTTGGACCAAAGCCAGCCCTCATTGGACACCGCGGAGCACCAATGGTAGGTTCAGAGAAGATATTTTACATCATTCCTTCATCCTGTATATTTTTACTGTCATCaccatcttcttttcttccaagagTTATGGAAGAAATCTGTGGGGGTGAAGggaatgcatttcattttggaattGTATGCCAAAGGGATAACTGCATGGATTTGCTAGCAAAGATGCCACTGCTCTGGAGGCACAAGATAGGTATAGTGgcaaaggtggaaaaaaaacaaaggctttcttctgcagaacaCAATACACTTTAACAAGATAATGGTCCATTAATGGAAACCAGAGGTGTTAAAAAGAGATATAAAGTAAAGAATTCTTCAGTGTGTATGAAAATAACCTTCTTATGGGCCATTTTCTTCCCAGCTGGCACCAGAAAACACTGAGATGTCATTTCAGAAGACCATTGAACATGGTGGAGATGGTCTTGAAACAGATGTCACCATTAGGtaagaagaaaacattgcaTCTCACAGAGTATAAGCTGCTGCTTCTAAGACTTCCTTTTGGAGTTGTGCAATTCTGGGCAATTGGGTTTTACTAACAGCTGGGACAAGTGCCTGGTGATACAAGCTGTAGGGCATGACTGTTCTCAGGAAAGTCAATAAGTTTGGAGCTATTGATTTAACAATCCTTTTTTGTGCAATGCATTTTAAACACTTTGCAGGGTATAAAAACAAGCCTCAACTCCATTCTGCTTCCAGACCTCAGTGAAGGTTGGATTAGGCCTAGAAAAAGCCTGGAAATTTTGTACAGACCTATGACAGCTTTGTCCTAATTATTAGACCTTTAATTGACCTTGTGAATGGGACCCATTGCCACGAACTGTTAACATGCTGGGTAGGGTGAACAGTTTTTAATTGATATTTCAGTAGCAGTGTGACAGAGTGAAGTGAGGACTTGAGTGAAGAAAATACTTATGTTTAGATGCTCTACTGACATAGAGttaatattaatcttttttagTGGTGGGAGTCATAAATGTCTCCATCTCAATTTTGCCCATGAGGAGACTGAGGCATAGAGAGGCTTGACTTCTCCAAGATCACTCAGTATTATTTATATAAGCTAGAAATAACTCACTTGTTATGTTGCCCTTGTTATGTTATGTATGAAATTGTCCTGAGTCTCAGCCACCTTCCCTAACCCACCCTCAGCTCTGACGAAGCATGTAGAGCTGCACTCACAGCAGTCCACAGGTGGTTCAGACCTGGCTTGAGTCTGCTTATGCTATGAACAGAGCCACACCCCATGTGACCTGGCCCCTTGCTCTCCAACAGCTATGATGGGGTTCCCTTCCTCATGCATGACAGCACCTTGAGGAGGACAACCAACATTGGGGAGGTCTACCCCAATGAGACTGCTCAAAATGCAGCGTTGTTTTCCTGGGACACTCTGAAGGAGCTGAACGCTGGAATGTGGTTTCTTAAGGTGAGTGCTGTCAAGGACTATCAACTGACTGTTGAAGAACTGCTACCTGCTACTGCTTATTAGAGTTAATATTAAGACAGGAATTACCAGTTGAGCCAAAGCTCAAAGAAGTCAATAGAAATCCTTCAGCTGAGGTCGCTTTGCTTTGTTCAGTTGGCTTTTAGGTCCGAGACACACATCATATTTGGTTGTTGGATGTCCTTGTGGCTCCTTATCATAGCAGTAGAAGAACTGATGGACTGGAGAAGGAAGGCAATAACTGCTTGTGCAAGTTGCTGTGTATAACAGCCACAGCCAAGACATTGGGAGAGTGAGGCATAGTGGAGCTAGCTGTGAGCTACACAGTTTAGATCCCCAAAGTACTGTCAGGTTTATGCCAGACTTTTTCCTTGTATGAATTGTTGCAGCTGACTCCCTCGGATGTGACTGACTAATtgatttccttttgtatttatttatttctaggACAAACCATTTTCATGCATGGGCTCACTGTCAAGGGCAGATCGAAACCAGGCAATGAATCAGTCAATTTACAAGCTAAGTAATTTCTTGCGCCTCGCAGACAGTCAGAATAAACTTGTGATATTTGATCTCTACCGCCCTCCAGAGAAACATCCTTATAGGAATTCGTGGATCAACAGAACCCTGGAAGTCATCCTCAACGAATCGGGGATTAAACCCCATCTGGTAGGATGGTCTCACTCCTGcatgtccttttttcttttctgaactgaGACTTTGAGGTCATACCCTGCCTGACTTCACCAGTATGGAATACAACCCATTGCATTTCACTCGTTCATTGGGAAGGCTTCTTATGGGCACAGTCCATTGTAAAGATGGTTTCTTTACAGGCCACATTCAAATATCATCCTTCTTCTTGTGTGATTCCTCTTCGAACAGCTTCATTTAAAAGGCATCATTTGGAATACACTCCTAGTATCAGTTCCTTAGCAGGTATAAAATGGTGTAACCCTACAGCAGTCCAGGGAAATTGGACAGTGTAGCTGATGCTTTAGCCGCCAAACTGCATCCTTTCAACATTGTAATATCTGAgagcctgctctctgccaaCCATCCTTATTTTATGTATTACAGTGGAAGCCTTATCTTAAATTGGAATACTTGGAGCTGGAGGCCTCCTATtaccttcctccttccccagacAACTCTGCTTTTGGTGGATCCTAAATTTATGTGGATGAGTGTATATACCCACTGGTGTCAGGGGAATTATCCTGATCTGTGTCCACTAAGGATCTCCTCTCCCATCCTGGGAACCAGAGTCTTTAACTATTCTGTGCTGCCTTTCCTATTAAACAGAAGAGCAGCCTTCTCTTACAGGAACTCAGCATCTTTTGTGTGGCTGCGTAAAGCTCTTTCTTACTGATACCAGGCTGATAAGCAAGGAACAGTGAATACTTATTTCTTGATGAAAATAACTTGCAAGTTTTATCCCAGGGTCTAAATATGTTTTGATCTTTGTAAGACATGTGACATTTGACAGACTGTACTAAGCCTACAAGATCTTATCATTATCAGAGTTGTAAAAGGCAGAGTATATTAGTAACTATTGTGAATTCATTGCTCTTGTTGCCTGCAGGTCCTATGGCTGGAGAATGATATGAGGTCCTTTGTTCAGTCTGTTGCTCCTGGGTTTCAGCAGACAATGGGCAGTAAGGCCCCAGTTGAAGACCTGCTGATGGATAATATTGTCAAACTCAATCTGGCCTACACTGAAATGTCCAGTGAAGATATTCGGTAGGTTGCAATTTCAACCTCAAGTATGGTCGATGGACTATATCTGGAGTACACTTGCCTTATGTGTGGCAATGTCTCCCTCCAGTGGCCGGCTCCAGGATCTATAACATTTTGGGAAGAACTTTTCCTATAGCTTTTTGGAAGTGAAGGACTCTAGTTCACTCCTACTGTTGAATCTGTGTGTGGCCAAGAGGTGGCAGATGTAATTGCAATGTACTCCCCCTCACCAAGGGCACattgttttaattattctgCCAGGATCTAAGGATCTTCTGGGTAAAAGAATCCAAGTATCACAATTCCTTGTATTACACTGAAGCCAAAGATGGACAATTCATCCCCAATACCAGCAAGTACTTAACCATGGAGAATGAAGAACTCTCTAACCTCCTGTGGCTCCTCCACAAACGTCAGTGTGAGTGTTTAATGCTTTGGTGAGAGACCATCACCCTCTTGTAGCTGGTGTTTTGGAGTTCTTGTCTCTGTTGCTGCTACTGCTCTGTTGCTTGTGATACACTGAAAATATCTGCTCTCCAATGGATGGATTCACAATTATTAGAGTGGTTTCCAAAATGGTTCTCTTCCATGAAAGAAACTATCTTGCCTGACTAGCTCTCCCTTTGTAAATGGACTTTTGCACTTTCCCATGTGCAAGGGCATTTAAATCtaataaaaaggagagagaaagaatgcaAACATTTATAACTTTAGATGCCTATAAAGTTGATGTTTTCTTAATGATAATTTTTCCAGAATGTaacattctatgattctaggtAGATTTATCTAGGGGAGATCCTAGGTAACTTTACAAAAGCTGATACTGATGACATTTCTTCAGCAATATTCAGAGAATGGTCTCACTTCATATTAAAGTTCAATAGCTCGTAAGAGTTTGACAAATGATCTTAATGTTGCAAGTGTAATAGTGGTGAATAGCCGCTTTGAGGTGAGTTTAAACACATTGTTAGGAAATTACAAACACATCATTACAGTGGTTTACGTGGCAGAGGGATAAGCAACTTTTTGACTTTTAGCTGTATTAATCGCAACTGCATCCAGGTGACTAGGTATGCCATGTTGGCTAATCATTAATGATGAAGTACTGGCTAGTTGGCCTTCTTGTCTTCCTCTTATCTGATTCCTAAGACAGCTCTTTCCTACAGAGAATTGTCATTTCCCTTGAATCAGCCCAGAGGAAATACttgcctcctttcttttcttaacaAAGGTAAATACCTCTTAttctttcaaaggaaatatgCTGAGGTGAACATCACCACTAACCTCTATGTGGTCAATGAGCCATGGCTCTTCTCCCTGGCGTGGTGCTCTGGGGCTCACTCTGTGACCACGAATGCTGTCCACGTGCTGAAGAACCTCAGCCAGCCACTCTTCCTCATGGTAAGCAAAAGTCCTCCCTTATTCCCAGGGGTACGAAGTAGGGGTGAGATGTTCATAGTTATAGTTGGAGAGCATGAGTCAGTTCATGCATTGATAAAGGAGATGCTTCTCTGGATGGAAAAGGATTTAAGCTCAACCCTAGCTTACCGGGCTCCTGTGAGCCATTCCAGATTTTACCACCCTGTCTCCTTTTTCCTGTTGGCCCAGGGAGAAGCATTCTATTTGGTAGGACTTAGAGACTTACACCTTGAGATGAAGGCAAAAAAGTCATATTGAGACTTCTGCGGGGAAAAGGAAGGGGCCTCCGAGGCACATGTGGCTGCTATGTGAGGATTTCCATTCCCAAGCTTTTGAAGCTTGTTGATCTCAGAAGTTCCTTCCTTTCTGGGGCCTCCCATGCCTTCTCAAGCTTGGTCTGGTGCCTCAAGCCCAAAGGAAACAACCATAGAAACAACCCTGCCTTGGCTGAATAATTTATCTGTTCCCTACTCTTCCTTGGACAACCTGAAGGGCTAAGGGACACCTGGAGCATTGATTCCACCAGAGTCCCTGCAAGGGTAACTGCTTTGTGTAGCTGGTTTTGCATTCTTGAAGAGGATTTTACAATGCTTCCTTTTTCTCATCTAAGTGAAAAACTACGTATTTTAAGTCAATTCTGAGAATGGATGGAGGTCTAGTCTAAGGGTGAATCTTCAGATGTTTTTAGGCTTAAAACAGGAGCTACCCCAGCCTTCTGTGGTGGTCAGTGAAGTACAGTTTTGCAAGGAGAAGCCACTAGTTGATTTTAACCTTGGAGAGAAGAAGAGATAGCTATAGGATCTACCTATACAAACAAGAGGTCCCTGTTATATTCGTTACGATGTGGTCCAATCTTCTTTGCCACCTGCCGGCCAGCAGCCTTATTCTGATTTGGCACCAGCACATGCAGGCTGGCGGCCACTTTGAAATTCTACCAAATGCTGTTTAAAGACCCGAGGGGTGTTGTTGTACTTACACACTAGGCAGCTGAATTGCCATAGTCAAGCAGCAAGAGGGAGCTTTAGCAGCTTTTTTGAGTCTCAGACTCTGGGATAGGTCCTTGGTGTTGGACACATCATTTGTTATTCTCTTGCAGACTCCGCAGCAGTACAACATCATGTGGATCCTGACAGATGTGACCTCCGTGCTCCTCATCTCACTCATCTTCGCTCTGCATTGGTAAATACTGAACTGCTAATGGCTGTTCTAGCCTATTCTGTTGCCCCAAGCAGAGGAATGGAAGGATGCTTTCAGGTGATCTGAAGGGTTAGAAGTACCTTTGAGGACATCTCTTTTCCCTTCAGGAATTAGAAGAAAGGCTGCAAAGATCCCTTCACTTCTCCTGTtcttatatttcctttttctttggcAACTTGGGCATCATATACCCCAAAGATTCAGTGGAGACCTGATGTTCAGGGTAGCAGCCAAAACCAATTATCAAAGATGATGAACTGAGGGaagaactgatttttctgttcttactaTATAGAATACACAAACGCTCTTGCATTAGATTTACTTAGGAGAAAAGCTCTCGTTGATAAAGTTTGAGCACCACATGCCTCTGTGTCTGCCTGTATCAGAGCCGCTGAGGAAATGCATCCTCCCAGATGCAAATTGAAAGTCTGATCATCTCACAGACAACACAATTTCTGTCATTGTGTCAAAGACATTGCCTCCATTTTATATATTGGAAAATAGGTTCACAAGACAGGCTCTGACAGAGCTGGACAAGACAGACAGTGCTTTGCTTTGGCATGGAAAATGGGAACATCTCTATTTTTGCCCTGGGAGGATGGACAGATGAACAGGTTACAGCACAGCCAGGTGATGAACTGATAGCTGTACAGGCAAGTTTGCTGGGCACCTAGGCTTTTCCCTTTGCAAGACTGAGTTActctttcccttccttgctCTCTCACTCTGCTCTAAGCTGTCCTTCCCCAGGTTCTGCTTCAGCAACTTTGATCTTGCTTTCAAGGTTGCAGATTGAGGATGTGGTTGTCGCCACCCTTCCCTGCCTGCTTTGAAACACCACCACTGCTAGACCTTCCCCTGTCTGTCTTCTCCTGGCTCTTGTTCATGTGTTGCCCTGTCCTCCTTGCCGTGTTGTGCTGTGCTGTCTCTGGAAGCTTTCCTGGGGAAAGGAGAGGCAGTGTGCACATTTCCCAGGACCCTGCAGACATTGCTGCAGCCACTTAATCTTTTCTTGGCTTATGCTGCAACAAGGGCACTCCTAGCCTGTGTAATGAGTCAAGTGCCATCAGCAATGCCTAAGATCCCTGAATGgtcttgtttttcagatttacaAATGCACCAAAATCACAATTCTAAAATTTCCCTGGCTGCTTAGGAACCAGTGGCTGTGAACAAGTCTGGGGCTTCTAAGCACATAAAATTCTCATAAAAACAGGGCTCAGTCACAAAGTTGccttcaaaatgctgttttaccTGTGCCGTGTGGACACATAGACATCACAGTCATGGACGAGGGTTCCTTCACCATAGGGATTTGAACAAATCCTAAATATATGAGGGCAATTCTTGGCTCTGACAAAGTAGAAGATGAGTGACCAGAGTGCCAAGGAGCTGCAAGGAGAACCCACATCAAGCAATGACCTGACCCAGACGTTTTGCCCTGCGCAGGTGGCGAGAGAGGAGTTTCTCCTGCTGCACCCACGACAGTGGCACGATGCTGGAGAGTGGCACCTACAACAAGTTCAGGACAGGTGAGTTGGGCAAGGGGAGCTGGGAGCCTCatcttctgtgctgctgtctccACGAGGGAGCAGCTCTGAAGGAAAGGATGCCAGGGTCTTGGAGGATGAGATGGCCGTGAGTCAGCAGCATGCCCTTGCAGTGGTGAAGGCCAGCCACATCCTGAGCTGTCTAAACAAAAGTGCAGCCAGCAGGTCCAGGGAAGCAATTCCTCCCCTTTgttcagcactggtgaggccacatctgggcactgcatccagttttgTCTCCCCACTACTAGACAGATAGTGACAGCTGGGAGTGAGCCCAGCAGAGCCACCAAGTTGGCTGGGGCTTGAGCAGGGGATGTAtgagagaggctgagagctggGGTTATGCAGCAGGAGAGGCCAAGGCCAAGGGGGATCTTACTGCTATCTGCAAACACTTAATGGGAGGGTATAGAGGAGATGGAGCTAGACTCTGCTTGAAAATGCAAGAATGAACATGTGAGAGGCAATGGCACAAGTTGTAACATGGGAAATTCTGACTAGATATCAAGGGggagaaaaatctttgctgtgatggtggtcaaacactggaacagggaCTCAGACTGGTAGTGATTAtccatccctggagatactCGAACTGTCCTGGACAAATTGGTCTGATCTAATTGGCCCTGCTTCAAGTAAAACTTGAACCAGAGACCTCCAGATGTCTCCTCCAACATGCATTTCTCTGCAATTCTGTGAAGAGACACTCCAGAGGCACTGAGTGCTCTCAGATCTGTAAGGCAGGGTGGATCTGTCTGAGACACCCCCCATGTTCCAGCTTTATAGCCTAATGGCTCACCCTACAGACCGCCACGGCAGGGGAGCTATCATCCAGACAAGGTGACCTGGCCTGAACTGCTTGCATTTTTGACTCTGCCCATACCTGCTGGCAGAATAGCTGCAAGCATTTCTGTAGCTCACTGTGTGTCCCCTTTTCCAGAGCTCAACGACATGCCTACAGTCGTGGCCTGACaggggcaggaaggagaaagagaccTGCTATCTCACCGATGACTGGAGAGCAGAGCCACCCCTGATGCCCCTTCCTGCAGTGAAAATGCCAACCTGTTATCAGCCACTGCATGGGGGTGGGAGCCACAGGACAGCAAAATGCAGGCAAAGGCATCGGGGGGGAGGAGCTGGCCAGGGAATGGGTTCAGAAATGTCTGGTGAAGAGAAGCTGTTTGCCTCTGTGATCCTGGTAGAGATGAGCACTGCCCTTGCTGGCCCTGTCCTGCTTGTCTACAGCTTTCCTTGTAATCCCCTGCCTGGCAGGGATTGACCAGGGCGTAGGGGTGTACATATGGGGTTGCAGCTGTGAAGAAGCTGAGTACCATGACAAGGTATTTCAATCCCCTTGGCAGTAGCCACATGGGAATGACCACCTTCATCTCAGAGCGTTGGAGGATCCCATAGGGCAACAATCCAGATGTCTCTCCTGTTATGCACTAAACCTGTTAGCGCGTCTTTGTTCTGCGCACACTGCAAACACCTGAGCGTCCTACAGTCCTGCTTGCCTTCAGCTGCCAGTGTTTCTCCGGTCAAGACTGACTTCCTCTGCTCTATACACTCCCTCTCTACTGGCAGGTTTCCTCCAGCCCCAAGTGTGTACCAACCCCACCGCGATGGTCGAGTGCTGGTGGCTGGTTTATCAGGATCTGCACCTCTCCATAATGCAGGCAGGGGAAGCCTACCACTAGCCCTACTGGGACAGTCTCCTCACCTTCTTGGTTGTGGGAAAGGGTGTTTATTTCCAAAGGTGCTAAAGGATGTTTTGGTGCCTTGGCGGTGCAACTATTGGGACTATGACCAGGAGCATAACATCTTTCTTCAATGGGTTTGTGGTATATGTGACCTGGTCCCACCAGATGTCCTGTTTGCTTTTCCCTTGGGAAGATCTTCATACTTGCTTTGTATCCTggcatttattctgtttttcattactGCCAGTGGCTGTTGGCACACACGAGGAAGAGGGTCTACGCACAACTCTGTCCTGTTCTGCAAGGGAGATGCAAGCATCTCTCAGGTTTAAGCCATAAATTTCTACTTgaacagacaaaaagaagacatttttgtAACCTgcaatgctattttaaatacattttagctCTCCTACTCTGTTTTGCTCTCATTCTATCCCActgggaaaggggaagaaaataatagtCTTGATTTGAATCAGGCCATAGCTATTTGTTCATACATAAGCCTCACGTGGCTGTGCGCTTCTGCCAAATAACCTACTACAAGTGAATTTTTGTCAGGGAAGTATTAGGTTTCAGAGTTAACTGTACTGAGAGGCACTGTAGAGAGTTCAAACCTTTCTGAACTGGCAGTTTTGGAGTATTTTTTGCTGAGATAAAGGTCATATGGACATAAAGGTCTTTTTATCGTCAAGGGCTAGACATGCAAAAAGACAGCAATCTCCTTGGAAAAGTGCAAAAGGACTGGCAGATTGGTGTAGAGCAACTCTGAGTTTATGAAGCATTGGGAGATGTTAACGCTCTCTGCACACCCTGTCTCCCCTACAAGTTTGTAGATATTGTTGGTACCATCCATGTGGAGGCACTTAAACACAGCAGAAATAGGAAAGGAAGAGCGTATGGGCTGAGCCGCAGAGTATGCCATGGTGTCCCCAGCCTGGGGGATGGACCTGAATGAGCTAGGCTGTGCTCCTGTGATCACTGTTTTTGACACTTATTAGGAAAAGTCCCCCACGAGCACCTTTGTCCACATGTCTAGCTGCTGCTTGGCCATGATGCTCACTGTGCTCAGCTTCCCCATCCTCAGCTGCATTCTCTGGTAAAGCTactgtttttgttgctttttaggTAGCAAGATCTAGCAACTCCGTGTGTGTGGCAGGTAGTCTGGCTCTCCCACACAAACTTTTCACCTAATACTTCCTATGTCCAGTGATTGAGCTCAAAATCAGTCATCACAGAGTAACCAGCCCTTGCCTTACAGCACAAGCAATGATGACTCTCCCATCTCCAGTGTTTTTTTGCCCCCAAACTAATATACCACTTCATTTCCAGTCCAAGTACTCCAATAATTTGCTCCCCATCATTGGCTATTCTTACCAGCATTTCCACCTGTGCAAGAAGAAATCCTCTCCCCACTGAGGACCTTAGACTCCTAAGCCTGCCTCTCCCTGTGGAGTCACTAACACAACTGAGCACTGGAGAACAGCCTCCTGCAAGCCACTTTATactttttaattagaatatttCACTTGGACATATGCTTTCGTTTTACATTGTTTGGTATGAATATAAACAGGCCGGCAAATGCTATTACACAGACGGTAtgacacacacgcacacgcacacagagTCCCAGCCCCTCTGAAACCCTGACGGTTTGGACTGTGGTGGGGTGCATGGGAGGCCCACAGAGCTGTGAGTAGAGGGAGGAGGATGTTGGAGAAAGCTGGCCTGAGATAGCGCTTGAAAACATTGCTATGCTGCATCATCTACTGAGTATGCTGTGGAAGCAGGAATGGTGGGAGACTAAAGGAGGCTCCAGTGGTGGTGGGTGATGTGAGCATGTGTAGTGGGGGGAGATCCCTGGGATAGCTGGACCACTGcagctggggaggggagagtAGCATCAGAGATGTGTGTTGGGGAGGCAGCTCATCACTCCTGTGAGGCTTGGCCAGTGTAACCACACTCCCTTCACTACAGCAACCTGGACAGGGGGAAAGTAGAGGAAGGGGACCTCCTAGAAGCCCTGTTGGCTTGTGGATGTCTCCGTGCAGCATCTCATTTCCTTTGGTGGAATGGCCAAGGTCCAGAGTTGCTGCTGTGTCCCAGCTGGATGCTGTGATCCTCACGctctggcaggcagatgctAATGCTAGCTGGCACACCATGGCATTTGGGAATCAAGCCTCTCTGATGGCTCTCTGTCAATGGGAAGGTCACACAAACAGCCTATTTGCGGCTGAGAAAACGAGGAGACCAGCAGGAAACAGCTCAGTGCCAGGGTGAGGCTCACTGGAGTTCAACAGGACAGCATACAACACCTGGCAATATTGACTTTTGTGAAGGTAGCTGAGCTCAGCCCAGTTCATCGGACCAAGAGAGCTCTCCCATGCCTACTGAGAGCTGCTCAGCATTAGTGAAACCAGCACCAAACCCTGGTGGACACTTATCTCTGCCGAAGCCACGTTCCCAGGCACGTGCTCCTTTGGGCCTCGGGATTTCAGAGAGGCACCTGCactcctttctctgctttcccccaGCCACAGCATGGTTTTAGCTTTCTCTGTGCTGATGGGCCCCACACCGGGACCACAACCATCTCTGTTGTGGTGGTGGCTTGTCTGCACTGTGTGGTGCCAGGTAGAGGACTGGACAACCATATTAGTATGGCAAaccaaagatgaaaaaaagccCATTGAAATCAAGGGCCTGACCTCACTGTGAGTGTTTAGGCTCCAGCCTGGACCAGTAAAGAGCTGTCTCAAAGAGCAATACACACAAAAGCATAATAAATTCATTAGCTGTTTCCAACTCTGATGACCAAGTCCCTGTCTGGATCAGAGCACTTTTCACACAACATGGGCTTGGCCACAGTTTTCCAAGCATGGTTACTTCAAAGCTCCTACATCCATATTGAAGCTTGTGGTACAGATCATCCCAGGACTAATTGGTCTGGAAAGAAGGGGCAAGAGGAGAGAATTCATCTTCCCAGCTTCACTTCCAGCTGAGCCCATGAGCTGGGAAAGATGTGTCTTGCATACATTCAGCCTCTGGCAGTCTTGGCTCTGCAGGAGTCCTTGAGCAAGAGATAGTCCTCCAAGTCGCCCTCAGCCCCGAGTCAGCATCCAGATACTTGCATGAAATgcaggattttttgtttttaatattttaaaaaataaatagaagaaaagaaacttttaaaatttgttctttaaatatttccagcaTTGCACAGACAGCACTTTAGTATTCTAGTCTGTTTGATCAGTGGTTTGTTTATTCTGATTCCTAGTTTAAATGCAATCCTCTCAgccagctttttctttctgttcttcttaaGAACAGAATGTATTCTTCTGTAATGTCAAAAACAACACCTGCAGTGTTCATTGGCTCTCTTTCCAGCATAGTCTGGGGCTCTGTTA encodes:
- the GDPD4 gene encoding glycerophosphodiester phosphodiesterase domain-containing protein 4, whose product is MDASATSLKRIKFGKLKVVRRRLLQRYEHQPFVSCLAGFYSCRWKRYQRRRIEPGKCCCKTRECIFFPFLVGAFCFSLVFLYMWGEAKNDYNNFDWYNYGNLGFWFLWSVVLLIVAAILFMYIALLLVLAMCLLAEGQQLYLHWSHKIGTFLVLSFSVTALFILSVLWGDQWKTVRLSFQITAPYLHIGAITIMVLLSWPVALHAIRTDKKVVQVIIVGPYLAILLFLFLIPLGMYSPCIREVGTLGPKPALIGHRGAPMLAPENTEMSFQKTIEHGGDGLETDVTISYDGVPFLMHDSTLRRTTNIGEVYPNETAQNAALFSWDTLKELNAGMWFLKDKPFSCMGSLSRADRNQAMNQSIYKLSNFLRLADSQNKLVIFDLYRPPEKHPYRNSWINRTLEVILNESGIKPHLVLWLENDMRSFVQSVAPGFQQTMGSKAPVEDLLMDNIVKLNLAYTEMSSEDIRKYAEVNITTNLYVVNEPWLFSLAWCSGAHSVTTNAVHVLKNLSQPLFLMTPQQYNIMWILTDVTSVLLISLIFALHWWRERSFSCCTHDSGTMLESGTYNKFRTELNDMPTVVA